The genome window AATTTGGTTCCATAAATTTCCTAAATTTCAGTTTTCGGCTCATCCGCGATCGTCGCTTTAAAGTCCACGCAGACGAAGTTCTCTGCACTCAAAACAATCTCGCAATTTTCGTAAGCCGTCTTCGCGATCTTACAC of Campylobacter showae contains these proteins:
- a CDS encoding DpnD/PcfM family protein, coding for MKDFKIEIAETLAKKVVIKAKNKEEACKIAKTAYENCEIVLSAENFVCVDFKATIADEPKTEI